One segment of Mycoplasma sp. E35C DNA contains the following:
- a CDS encoding DUF3713 domain-containing protein: MIASSCGVVGGDADLFKPGPAPQNFSDSSVGSFNEVFHNALLNDQGFNNFARFLVASSLEDWYKNNASEDVVKQYNNWISEADSKLESETTSLRNQFRRNFEIRKQTDLLDANGGSAESYKQTQILTNLFNDFSSKVFNKDYLGYFDENNKKINNPLIEDLNKPENWKNLKFYSKGYTTDKSTDNDDQMFADFQSFVFDKWVRQENPNLVSRLVFTNEDVRGGLDQIFNKKVVKDDLKASYNFQAFTDPKNVLDPLSPKLSTGFKQLVANNGLANYYNDSNKTVDFLNQFSSDSGGKLLMTSSDMFNTYDVAFSSAYVQQYQDLVNDADKDNGVASVELKPDNIMENFIFADNGQNNNAAYSTKLDLSSKSEGLKKDAVKIASAIRLFETDTEGEEGSAQSKSNNKLNEYYKPYSEYAQGNASLHEYIRPKTLTKDSKDLANQFILSRGKDGIHVMAIDGANYYLVNNTRNIEKQKEFLLFRDALVKNPDFGRFYSDKSYEFKLTDTVKKFFSDNNVNLILEFLLNAVDNEDSFLHKGGSYYASLLESLRQIKEVVKDLFNKKANYDLAKRIRNDALNVRDKIYERAKTYDDLIKDNKAEKIGIAGKLPHIASKDGSYIGLEGYYKQLLIANGLLDTKFATTKDNNGLTDVFNKVVKDAHDKFETSVKEATELLLLEGVSSYQYSQNVFVKSKFNDRYSLAINSAIQAAINLPTSTNNYKRQFYLDNAEFKEFYDASKNKFNDYAGLKVNQFENVIKFYYIQSLWTSEAKKLKYGSWSNQEEYQQTLTNYFNSLVTTTDVNDNSSLNYLRYLNAFRYLIKDNLAEFKTILSNQITSGVSANVSWTLTTGTKLDSNGNIADKQDPVDFTKFTSNPDYLQGSEFNFLNLANASSSSENAKSKNLNYSTVSDDNKIVYGFNGLSFTNSTSNLNDEVKAALYDNQDQEGIFYAFGSNKDEIMKHIEGLTSDRELDAFVELLRRNNVNVTLFDHDESGKSLDFEARKKKLTELLNNEQIVKQTAFTKFEGYVGQNKVASNDMTKQPGDFKPYQSKQSLTNWITYTKQINFNDVAKLGGESWLTNKENRLGLSINELLSIIATYAFESSSQNLAELKLINDQSLIKVNDKRLYDALTSKWVEKANN; this comes from the coding sequence ATGATCGCTAGTAGCTGTGGAGTAGTTGGTGGTGATGCTGACTTATTTAAACCAGGGCCAGCCCCTCAAAACTTTAGTGATTCATCTGTGGGAAGCTTTAATGAAGTTTTCCATAATGCTTTATTAAATGATCAAGGGTTTAATAATTTTGCTAGATTTCTAGTGGCATCTTCACTAGAAGATTGATATAAAAACAACGCATCAGAAGATGTTGTTAAACAATATAATAACTGGATTAGTGAGGCTGATAGTAAATTAGAATCAGAAACCACTTCATTAAGAAACCAGTTTAGAAGAAACTTTGAAATTAGAAAACAAACCGATCTACTAGATGCTAACGGTGGAAGTGCTGAAAGCTATAAACAAACTCAGATCTTAACTAATCTTTTTAATGATTTCTCAAGTAAAGTCTTTAATAAAGATTATTTAGGTTATTTTGATGAAAATAATAAGAAAATAAATAACCCGTTAATTGAAGATTTAAATAAACCAGAAAATTGAAAAAACTTAAAGTTTTACAGCAAGGGTTATACAACTGATAAATCAACAGACAACGATGATCAAATGTTTGCTGATTTCCAATCATTCGTATTTGATAAATGAGTTAGACAAGAAAACCCTAACCTTGTATCTCGTTTAGTATTTACTAATGAAGATGTTAGAGGTGGATTGGATCAAATATTTAATAAGAAAGTTGTTAAAGATGATCTGAAAGCTAGTTACAACTTCCAAGCATTCACTGATCCTAAGAATGTATTAGATCCACTATCACCAAAACTATCAACAGGATTCAAACAATTAGTGGCAAACAATGGTTTGGCTAACTATTATAATGACAGTAATAAAACCGTTGATTTCTTAAACCAATTCTCATCAGATAGTGGTGGTAAGTTGTTAATGACATCAAGTGATATGTTTAATACATACGATGTCGCATTTAGCTCTGCTTATGTTCAACAATACCAAGATTTAGTTAATGATGCTGATAAAGATAATGGTGTTGCGTCAGTTGAATTAAAACCTGACAACATCATGGAGAATTTTATCTTTGCTGATAATGGACAAAATAATAATGCTGCATATTCAACTAAGTTAGATTTAAGTTCAAAATCAGAAGGACTTAAAAAAGATGCAGTTAAAATTGCATCAGCAATCAGATTGTTCGAAACTGATACAGAGGGTGAAGAAGGATCTGCGCAATCTAAAAGCAATAATAAATTGAATGAGTATTACAAACCTTATTCAGAGTATGCTCAAGGGAATGCAAGTCTTCACGAATACATCCGTCCTAAAACATTAACTAAGGATAGTAAAGATCTTGCCAACCAATTCATCTTATCAAGAGGTAAAGATGGTATCCATGTAATGGCAATCGATGGTGCTAATTACTACTTAGTAAATAACACTAGAAATATTGAAAAACAAAAAGAATTCTTATTATTTAGAGATGCACTAGTTAAAAACCCTGACTTTGGTCGTTTTTATTCTGATAAGAGTTATGAATTTAAATTAACTGATACTGTTAAAAAATTCTTTAGTGATAATAACGTTAATCTGATTTTAGAATTCTTATTAAATGCAGTTGATAATGAAGATTCATTCTTACACAAAGGTGGAAGTTATTATGCTTCATTATTAGAATCTTTAAGACAAATCAAAGAAGTAGTTAAAGATTTATTTAATAAAAAAGCTAACTATGATTTAGCTAAAAGAATTAGAAACGATGCTTTAAATGTTCGTGATAAGATTTATGAAAGAGCTAAAACTTATGACGATTTAATTAAAGATAATAAAGCTGAAAAAATCGGAATTGCAGGTAAATTACCTCACATTGCAAGTAAAGATGGTTCATACATTGGACTTGAAGGTTATTACAAACAATTGTTGATAGCTAATGGGTTGTTGGATACTAAATTTGCTACTACTAAAGATAATAACGGATTAACTGATGTCTTTAATAAGGTTGTTAAAGATGCTCACGATAAATTTGAAACAAGCGTTAAAGAAGCAACCGAACTTTTATTGTTAGAAGGTGTTTCAAGCTATCAATATTCACAAAACGTTTTTGTGAAATCAAAATTTAATGATCGTTATAGTTTAGCGATTAACTCAGCAATTCAAGCAGCAATTAACTTACCAACTTCAACTAATAATTACAAACGTCAATTCTATTTAGATAACGCAGAATTTAAAGAATTCTACGATGCTAGCAAGAATAAGTTTAATGATTATGCTGGATTAAAAGTTAATCAATTTGAAAACGTTATTAAGTTCTATTACATTCAAAGCTTATGAACTTCAGAAGCTAAGAAACTAAAATATGGTTCTTGATCAAATCAAGAAGAATATCAACAAACATTAACTAATTACTTTAATAGTTTAGTAACAACAACTGATGTTAATGATAATTCTTCATTAAACTATCTAAGATACTTAAATGCATTTAGATATTTAATTAAAGATAATTTAGCTGAATTCAAAACAATATTATCTAACCAAATTACTTCTGGTGTAAGTGCTAATGTTTCATGAACATTAACAACTGGAACTAAGTTAGATAGTAATGGTAATATTGCAGACAAACAAGATCCAGTTGATTTCACTAAATTCACATCTAACCCAGATTACTTACAAGGCAGTGAGTTCAACTTCTTAAATTTAGCTAATGCTTCATCAAGTAGTGAAAATGCGAAGTCTAAAAACTTAAATTACTCAACTGTTAGTGATGATAATAAAATAGTTTATGGATTCAACGGTTTAAGTTTTACAAACTCAACATCTAACCTTAATGATGAAGTTAAAGCTGCTTTATATGACAACCAAGACCAAGAAGGAATCTTCTATGCGTTCGGAAGCAATAAAGATGAAATCATGAAACACATTGAAGGTTTAACAAGTGATCGTGAATTAGATGCTTTTGTTGAATTGTTAAGAAGAAACAATGTTAATGTAACCTTGTTTGATCATGATGAAAGTGGTAAGAGTTTAGATTTTGAAGCAAGAAAGAAAAAACTAACTGAGTTGTTAAATAATGAACAAATTGTTAAACAAACAGCCTTCACTAAATTTGAAGGATATGTTGGTCAAAACAAAGTTGCTTCAAATGATATGACTAAACAACCTGGTGATTTCAAACCATATCAATCAAAACAATCATTAACCAACTGAATTACATACACTAAACAAATTAACTTTAATGATGTGGCGAAACTTGGTGGTGAATCATGATTAACAAATAAAGAAAACCGTTTAGGTTTATCAATAAATGAATTGCTATCAATTATTGCAACATATGCTTTTGAAAGCTCATCACAAAATTTAGCTGAATTAAAACTGATTAATGATCAATCATTAATCAAAGTAAATGACAAGCGATTATATGATGCCCTAACCAGCAAGTGGGTAGAAAAAGCAAATAATTAA
- a CDS encoding ECF transporter S component — translation MQKITIEENLVIAKKKKVNKQAIIKFFLPFWPLKLRYNIYLISYLSLFIALKVALGFFVIKLGPTISLGISWVGLALIGWIFGPVVAVPIGFLTDTLSFLLGQGGVWYWMFAIQEPLIVFTASLFGSIYRIRKETKNNFYDFVFQQIMIIGFSILGFVFLGLYNGSESTNSFLLKETSFGTIVSLVLMAVFFVFAEIISWTLYLKNKKTKNSIKLFLYVSTMMISLSILYSIVMGTISINEFLINVNHQKPKDKDYILTAYLIPRIIKETLRLPILIISVISLIKISEPHLQNFFNLSRLRW, via the coding sequence TTGCAAAAAATAACAATTGAAGAAAACCTAGTGATTGCTAAAAAAAAGAAAGTTAATAAACAAGCAATCATTAAGTTTTTTTTACCATTTTGACCATTAAAGCTAAGGTATAACATCTATTTGATTTCATACCTTTCTTTATTTATAGCTTTAAAGGTTGCTTTGGGCTTTTTTGTTATTAAACTAGGACCAACAATTAGTTTAGGAATATCTTGAGTTGGTTTAGCTTTAATTGGTTGAATTTTTGGACCTGTTGTGGCTGTTCCAATTGGATTTTTAACAGACACACTATCTTTTTTATTAGGACAAGGTGGGGTGTGGTATTGAATGTTTGCCATTCAAGAACCATTAATTGTTTTTACAGCTTCATTATTTGGTTCAATCTATCGAATTAGAAAAGAAACAAAAAACAATTTTTATGATTTTGTTTTCCAACAAATCATGATTATTGGTTTTAGTATTTTAGGTTTTGTTTTTTTAGGTCTATACAACGGATCTGAAAGCACCAATTCTTTCTTATTAAAAGAAACATCATTTGGAACAATCGTTAGCTTAGTTTTAATGGCAGTGTTTTTTGTTTTTGCTGAAATTATTAGCTGAACACTTTATTTAAAAAATAAAAAAACAAAAAACTCAATCAAGTTATTTTTATATGTTTCTACAATGATGATTAGTTTATCAATTCTTTATTCAATCGTGATGGGAACAATCTCAATTAATGAGTTTTTAATTAATGTAAATCACCAAAAACCAAAGGATAAAGATTACATCTTAACAGCATATCTGATACCTAGAATTATTAAAGAAACCCTACGCTTACCAATCCTGATTATTTCTGTAATAAGCTTAATCAAGATCTCAGAACCACATCTACAAAACTTCTTTAATTTGTCTCGTTTGCGTTGATAG
- a CDS encoding MPN449 family protein yields the protein MELNQLLDKIKFKLNAIFNTPEFSEELKKNEAFRGVVLKQIAIYKFVANKAENASTNLETVDFLLEKLNQYQSIKTKSEDLKDYKDLDDAIDDANYLDIFILNTFNKSIDEIINKNNPVDSKVDDKLDKSSINEADNSDIKKNFNEPTVTDVDEKDLESSFAGSRAAFNPSNMKDIFEQAAEQNYRSMAASVVKLEADIGNYFLFKQKHKGMLVLNYLAAISCFLFALLNLIIIFWYLTLNSNQQIPDINYIIQGTANPVKIVNPGLYLIHAMLIFVSVFIGYRYVMNLMGKTPQKILNNALNTIKAYTNRDVDAPNINDNLRFSFKFQLLFIMLVITIIFSFIPVGAGGGSYLDLVKEMNTVDSKISFPEGSLDIAIARNISTGLWILLLAYPISFLVLIFISWFFKPTVDHERLDATIDQYTDEIKKTAKEAMGAFFGQFPDKSSSGAF from the coding sequence ATGGAACTAAACCAATTACTAGATAAAATCAAATTTAAACTTAATGCGATTTTTAATACTCCAGAATTTTCTGAAGAACTTAAGAAAAATGAAGCATTTAGGGGTGTTGTATTAAAACAAATAGCGATTTATAAGTTTGTGGCTAATAAAGCAGAGAATGCTTCAACAAATTTAGAAACCGTTGATTTTTTATTAGAAAAACTAAATCAATATCAATCAATAAAAACTAAATCAGAAGATTTAAAAGATTATAAAGATCTAGATGATGCAATTGATGATGCTAACTATTTAGACATCTTCATTTTAAACACCTTTAATAAATCTATTGATGAAATAATTAATAAAAATAACCCAGTCGATTCTAAGGTTGATGACAAATTAGATAAAAGCTCAATAAATGAAGCTGATAATTCAGATATTAAGAAAAACTTTAATGAACCAACAGTAACAGATGTTGATGAAAAAGACTTAGAATCAAGCTTTGCTGGTAGTAGAGCTGCTTTTAATCCTTCAAACATGAAGGACATTTTTGAGCAAGCAGCTGAACAAAATTACCGTTCAATGGCAGCATCAGTTGTTAAACTTGAAGCTGATATTGGTAATTACTTCTTGTTTAAACAAAAACACAAAGGAATGCTGGTATTAAATTATTTAGCAGCAATTAGTTGTTTTTTATTTGCTTTATTAAATTTAATTATTATTTTCTGATATCTAACACTTAATTCTAACCAACAAATACCAGATATAAATTACATAATTCAGGGCACTGCAAATCCAGTTAAAATTGTTAATCCTGGTTTGTATCTAATTCATGCAATGTTAATTTTTGTATCCGTATTCATTGGATATCGTTATGTCATGAATTTGATGGGAAAAACCCCTCAAAAGATTTTAAACAACGCATTAAATACAATAAAAGCTTATACCAACAGAGATGTTGATGCTCCAAATATCAATGATAATTTAAGATTTAGCTTTAAATTCCAATTATTATTTATCATGTTGGTCATTACAATCATCTTTAGTTTTATTCCAGTTGGAGCTGGTGGTGGTTCATACTTAGATTTAGTTAAAGAGATGAATACAGTTGATTCAAAGATTAGTTTTCCAGAAGGTAGCTTAGATATTGCAATTGCTCGTAATATTTCTACTGGCCTTTGAATCTTATTGTTAGCTTATCCAATTTCATTCTTAGTTTTAATCTTTATTTCATGATTCTTTAAACCAACAGTTGATCATGAACGATTAGATGCAACAATTGATCAATACACTGACGAAATTAAGAAAACAGCAAAAGAAGCAATGGGTGCTTTTTTTGGTCAATTCCCAGACAAATCTAGTTCAGGAGCTTTTTAG
- the holA gene encoding DNA polymerase III subunit delta: MNYLVVCDDFYLAKNNLIDKLKDEKLTFINYDEKTNLNPYLNKGLFDTNSDKTLVIINPLFLYKDFKNEEAQIIINNLNNSDKKIYLIVNSKYDTKKEKFLKINGKIDIKSLEDKNNSKIEFIKKELSKNFKKYPEWLAYSIDKKTNFESRLIINEIQKLIWLDDEDLNDSEVVEKVLIDHSDRQIYNLTKVIINKNTEETLMIYEDLIMDKRQPSEIISTLITMFSKIYFMLLGKKMKLSDEEIAKKMSVNLYWVKYTYRDIQIKSSSLIKEFIANLLKLDINNKRSLVDSYQSLKYFIIKGVN, encoded by the coding sequence ATGAATTATCTAGTGGTTTGTGACGATTTTTATTTAGCAAAGAATAATTTAATTGATAAGTTAAAAGATGAAAAATTAACTTTTATTAATTATGATGAAAAAACAAATTTAAATCCTTATTTAAATAAGGGTTTGTTTGATACGAATTCAGATAAAACTTTAGTGATTATTAATCCTTTATTTTTATACAAAGATTTTAAAAATGAAGAAGCTCAAATTATCATTAATAATCTTAATAATAGTGATAAGAAAATTTATTTAATTGTTAATTCTAAATACGATACAAAAAAAGAAAAATTTTTAAAAATCAACGGTAAAATTGACATAAAATCATTAGAAGATAAAAATAATTCTAAGATTGAATTCATTAAAAAAGAGTTAAGTAAAAATTTTAAAAAATACCCTGAATGACTAGCTTATTCAATTGATAAAAAAACTAATTTTGAATCAAGATTAATTATTAATGAAATTCAAAAATTAATTTGATTAGATGATGAAGATTTAAATGATAGTGAAGTAGTTGAAAAAGTTTTAATTGATCATTCTGATAGACAAATCTACAACTTAACCAAAGTCATTATTAACAAAAACACAGAAGAAACTTTAATGATCTATGAAGATTTAATTATGGACAAACGTCAACCAAGCGAGATTATTTCAACCTTAATAACGATGTTTTCTAAAATTTACTTCATGCTTTTGGGTAAGAAAATGAAACTAAGCGATGAAGAGATTGCTAAAAAAATGAGTGTTAATCTTTATTGAGTCAAATACACATACCGAGATATTCAAATAAAATCTAGTAGTCTAATAAAAGAATTTATTGCTAATTTGTTAAAATTAGATATTAATAATAAAAGAAGTTTAGTTGATTCTTATCAATCACTAAAATATTTCATAATAAAAGGTGTCAACTAA
- a CDS encoding ComEC/Rec2 family competence protein, producing the protein MEIKIKTNIKQNYPLALLFCLISLWILGYNFNQQSWVLIGILVVVFIVVAFFLFHYSIAILIVSLLVLFSIYYFVYYKFQIKGIVIKDLLDKIPQEYDLRKIIIDYLNTNTNKQSRGFLLLTLFNVKNNDNKLIYQQILNLSIAHLLVISGLHLSLINLVILKIFKKHKIIGNFASFSILFFYSFLLSFSYGVLRVLIGILLNLILEKFIKKGDVKLLSLSISGMLLLLLNPYSFKNYSYILSYLSVIVISMVFKINKLNNFMKTLIASVLINFIVGGLIVNAFGKINILTIFWSIILSPIIIGIYFINLFLFPFSIAWSFLGLIHKGFFIVIDKLQINLLIIKLTNLVNWIPFYYLIIYYLFISSMWIKRLI; encoded by the coding sequence ATGGAAATAAAAATCAAAACTAATATTAAACAAAACTATCCACTAGCGTTATTGTTTTGTTTAATATCATTATGAATTTTAGGCTATAACTTTAATCAACAATCCTGAGTGCTGATTGGTATCTTGGTGGTTGTGTTTATTGTTGTAGCATTCTTTTTATTTCATTATTCAATAGCAATCTTGATTGTTAGTTTATTGGTATTATTTTCAATCTATTATTTTGTTTATTACAAATTTCAAATTAAAGGAATTGTGATTAAAGATTTATTAGATAAGATACCGCAAGAATATGATTTAAGAAAAATCATTATTGATTATTTAAATACTAATACCAATAAACAATCAAGAGGGTTTTTGTTACTAACATTATTTAATGTAAAAAACAATGATAATAAATTAATTTATCAGCAGATTTTAAATTTATCAATTGCACATTTATTAGTGATCAGTGGATTGCATTTATCATTAATAAATTTAGTGATTTTAAAAATATTCAAAAAACACAAAATCATCGGTAATTTTGCATCTTTTTCAATTTTATTCTTCTATTCTTTTTTACTAAGTTTCAGTTATGGAGTGCTAAGAGTTTTAATAGGAATTTTGCTAAATTTAATTCTTGAAAAATTCATTAAAAAGGGTGATGTTAAATTATTAAGTTTATCAATATCAGGAATGTTATTGTTATTACTTAATCCTTATAGTTTTAAGAATTATTCATACATATTAAGTTATCTTAGTGTGATTGTTATCAGTATGGTATTTAAGATTAATAAACTCAATAATTTTATGAAAACACTGATAGCTAGTGTTTTGATTAATTTTATTGTTGGTGGATTGATTGTTAATGCGTTTGGTAAGATTAACATTTTAACAATTTTCTGATCAATCATTCTAAGTCCAATAATAATTGGAATTTACTTTATTAATCTATTTTTATTCCCTTTTAGTATTGCATGAAGCTTTTTAGGTTTAATTCATAAGGGGTTCTTTATTGTTATTGATAAGCTTCAAATCAATTTATTAATCATAAAATTAACTAATTTAGTTAATTGAATACCTTTTTACTATTTAATAATTTATTATTTGTTTATTAGCTCTATGTGAATCAAAAGGTTAATTTAA
- the valS gene encoding valine--tRNA ligase, with protein sequence MKRLNKIDLNQKYDHKHISEGVVDFWLDNDYANQKSSFYVPNTKAFSVIMPPPNLTGKLHIGHAWNLSIQDLIVRYQKLNMGYVEWIPGTDHAGIATQTKFESIQRANGVDYKKDDRQTHFNNIYKWAEDSSKTIKNQAKSLGLALNWKKEKFTLSQQSNKYVLDVFIKLYNQGYIAKKYTLVNWDTKLNTAISNIEVINKETKQKLHYIKYFIENSDEYLEIATTRPETIYADSAVFVNPNDQRYLKYHNKKVINPLNNQLLPILVDDYIDIEFGSAVMKCTPGHDHNDYALGKKHNLAELNCINYDGTLNELALEFNGMDVYEARELIVSKLQKENKYVKYEEIISNIGYSDRSNTIVQPLLSKQWFILTTKFVHEIKALVNNQDNIKIYPKRFLDTINNWLDSNQDWCISRQLVWGHQIPAWYHKDNPDDIKVSLTAPSNDYYQDPDVLDTWFSSSLWPLICFNDGIDQNEFENNFPNSLLVTAYDIVFFWVLRMIMMSWLLKKSIPFNDLLLHGLILDDQNRKMSKSLNNGIDPIQVINDYGADALRLFLTSNTSPGEDVSYNTEKMNAAASFLNKLWNLAKYLKLIDVNSLTDQPLDSLDQWIINKFNHVNAGVKDKLKEYRFALSNKQLSDFIWDDFANIYVEFNKKNKWSKAKYQLVNQMFKNLLIMLHPSVPFITEQLYNLFDDNNNQPSIILEQWPALIKTDQTNSSEFDKILSIIIKFRNFKQSFDLKPKTELNVLYKNDVAYFDDLAKYLKVENINLIKIDNHKLDGLFLIASDDNEFYVVYENDKSKIIDKLQLEINKLEKEVERSLNIVNNENFKNKAPKEKYELELNKLHNYQEELKLKKDKLNSLK encoded by the coding sequence ATGAAACGATTAAATAAAATTGATTTAAACCAAAAATACGATCATAAACATATCAGTGAAGGTGTTGTAGATTTTTGATTAGATAATGATTATGCTAATCAAAAATCTTCATTTTATGTTCCCAACACTAAAGCGTTTAGTGTCATCATGCCACCACCTAATTTAACAGGGAAATTACATATTGGGCATGCTTGAAACTTATCAATTCAAGATTTAATCGTTCGTTATCAAAAACTAAATATGGGTTATGTTGAATGGATTCCAGGTACTGATCATGCTGGGATTGCAACCCAAACTAAATTTGAATCAATTCAACGTGCTAATGGTGTTGATTATAAAAAAGATGATCGTCAAACACACTTTAATAATATTTATAAATGAGCTGAAGATTCATCTAAAACAATTAAGAATCAAGCTAAATCATTAGGTTTAGCATTAAACTGAAAAAAAGAAAAATTTACCTTATCTCAACAATCTAATAAGTATGTTTTAGATGTATTTATTAAGTTATATAACCAAGGATATATTGCTAAAAAATACACTTTAGTTAATTGGGATACCAAACTTAATACTGCAATTTCTAACATTGAAGTAATTAATAAAGAAACCAAACAAAAATTACATTACATTAAATACTTCATTGAAAACAGTGATGAGTATTTAGAAATTGCCACCACAAGACCAGAAACGATCTATGCAGATAGTGCTGTGTTTGTTAATCCCAACGATCAAAGATACTTAAAATATCATAATAAGAAAGTTATCAACCCTCTTAATAATCAATTATTACCAATCTTAGTTGATGATTATATTGACATTGAGTTTGGTAGTGCTGTGATGAAATGCACACCAGGACATGACCATAATGACTATGCGCTTGGTAAAAAACACAATTTAGCAGAACTAAACTGTATTAATTATGATGGCACTTTAAATGAACTAGCACTTGAATTTAATGGGATGGATGTTTATGAAGCCAGAGAATTAATTGTTTCTAAACTTCAAAAAGAAAACAAGTATGTTAAGTATGAAGAAATCATTAGTAACATCGGTTATTCTGATCGTTCTAACACAATTGTTCAACCATTATTATCTAAGCAATGATTTATCTTAACAACTAAGTTTGTTCATGAAATTAAAGCATTAGTTAATAATCAAGATAATATCAAGATTTATCCTAAACGCTTCTTGGATACGATTAATAACTGATTGGATTCTAACCAAGATTGATGTATATCACGTCAATTAGTATGAGGTCATCAAATACCTGCGTGGTATCACAAAGACAATCCTGATGATATTAAAGTTAGTTTAACTGCTCCAAGTAATGATTATTACCAAGATCCAGATGTGCTTGATACTTGATTTTCATCATCATTATGACCATTAATTTGTTTTAATGATGGTATTGATCAAAATGAGTTTGAAAACAATTTTCCCAACTCATTATTAGTAACAGCTTATGATATTGTATTCTTTTGAGTATTAAGAATGATTATGATGTCATGGTTATTAAAAAAATCAATTCCATTTAATGATTTATTACTTCATGGTTTGATCTTGGATGATCAAAACCGTAAGATGTCAAAATCATTAAACAATGGAATTGATCCAATTCAAGTAATTAATGATTATGGTGCTGATGCTTTAAGATTGTTCTTAACATCAAACACTTCTCCAGGTGAAGATGTTTCATATAATACTGAAAAAATGAATGCAGCTGCTTCATTTTTAAACAAACTATGAAACTTAGCGAAATACTTAAAATTAATTGATGTTAATAGTTTAACTGACCAACCGCTTGATAGTTTAGATCAATGGATTATCAATAAATTTAACCATGTTAATGCAGGTGTTAAGGATAAATTAAAAGAATACCGTTTTGCATTATCTAACAAACAATTAAGTGATTTTATTTGGGATGATTTTGCCAACATTTATGTTGAATTTAATAAGAAAAACAAATGATCAAAAGCTAAGTATCAACTAGTTAATCAGATGTTTAAGAACTTATTAATCATGCTTCATCCTTCTGTGCCATTTATTACAGAACAACTATATAACTTATTTGATGATAATAACAATCAACCATCAATCATCTTAGAACAATGACCAGCTTTAATTAAAACTGATCAAACTAATAGTTCAGAGTTTGATAAGATATTAAGTATTATTATTAAGTTTAGAAACTTTAAGCAAAGTTTTGATTTAAAACCAAAAACAGAATTAAATGTTTTATATAAAAACGATGTTGCTTACTTTGATGATTTAGCTAAATACTTAAAAGTTGAAAACATCAATTTAATCAAGATTGATAATCATAAACTTGATGGTTTATTCTTAATTGCATCTGATGATAATGAGTTCTATGTGGTTTATGAAAATGATAAATCTAAGATTATTGATAAATTACAATTAGAAATCAATAAATTAGAAAAAGAAGTGGAACGTAGTTTAAATATTGTTAATAATGAGAACTTTAAAAACAAAGCTCCAAAAGAAAAATACGAACTAGAACTTAATAAACTACATAACTATCAAGAAGAACTAAAATTAAAAAAAGATAAATTAAATTCTTTAAAATAA
- the yihA gene encoding ribosome biogenesis GTP-binding protein YihA/YsxC, which produces MNRFIKSAASLSDCINDAKKEVCLIGRSNVGKSTIINGLARSKIAHTSKTPGRTITINFYEINNRRIVDLPGYGYAKVNKVQKETITNFLSDYLNHRQNLAAIFQVLDLGVITDQDLDITRLLASLGIEYYIVFNKIDKYPKSTYDNNKKKILDYLKVSEDRILLISAKQQKNLNNLMLKITDLIS; this is translated from the coding sequence ATGAATCGCTTTATTAAAAGCGCTGCCAGTTTATCAGATTGCATTAATGATGCCAAAAAAGAAGTATGTTTGATTGGACGATCAAATGTTGGTAAATCAACAATTATCAATGGCTTAGCCAGATCTAAAATCGCGCATACTTCAAAAACTCCAGGACGAACAATTACCATTAATTTTTATGAAATTAATAACCGTCGCATTGTTGATTTACCTGGATATGGTTATGCTAAGGTTAATAAAGTTCAAAAAGAAACGATTACTAACTTCTTATCAGATTATCTAAACCATCGTCAAAATTTGGCTGCGATTTTCCAAGTTCTAGATCTTGGTGTAATTACTGACCAAGATCTAGACATCACAAGATTACTAGCATCCTTGGGTATTGAATACTACATTGTTTTTAACAAGATTGATAAATATCCCAAATCAACCTATGATAATAACAAGAAAAAGATCTTGGATTATCTAAAAGTTTCAGAAGATAGAATTTTATTAATCAGTGCTAAACAACAAAAAAACCTTAACAATTTAATGCTTAAAATCACCGATCTTATTTCTTAA